In the genome of Blastocatellia bacterium, the window GTCGGTTCTTACCAAGACTACCGTCCGAAGCCAGTCCATAAACGCGCCGCGCTGCGGCGGGCCTGAATGTAGCCGGGCGCTTAAACGCCGAAAACGCCCCATCGGCCCATATCTGCTTCGCGTCAGCGACGCTTGAGCAGTGCTCGCAGATAGACCCCGCCGTCGCTAACGCGACAAAACGCCGCTAAGGATCCTGCCCATCGTGCACAGAAGTACACGGCTACAGTCGTTGAGCCGCGACGCGGCCGCGGCATGACCAAACTCAGGATTCATGCGCGGTCTTGCGTTGCCTTTAATCCGTCCGTTGCGGACTTATTGCCCATGAGCGATTCCTTGGTGCTCCGCGGGCTGTGTCAGAAAAATCTGACATGTCAGAAAAATCTGACAGAAAAGTGTCCGAACTTTCGGACACTTTGTCCAATGGCTTGACCTGCGCCTGCATGGAACGTTTCTCCCAACTGGTGTACATTCAATCAATTAGCCGATGGCCGTCGCCATGCGCGAACTATGGCATACCATTTGCACTATGAGTGGCCGGAGCTGATGGCCCGAATGAGATGAGAGAGGCACCAATGGAGAGAAAAAGGATACTTGTGGTGGACGACGATGATGCTATGAGGACGGGTTTGGCATCATTGCTGGCATCAGATACTGTAGTGATTCGGACGGCATCATCGCGCGAGGAAGCCGAGGCGCTGTACAGCGCTGAGACCTTTGATTTGGTGATTACGGACCTGCGGCTGAAGGGCGGCCGCGATAGGGAAGGACTTGATCTCATTCGCGAAATCAAGCAACAGTCCCCAATGACGCGTGTCGTGCTGTTGACGGGCTATGGATCGGCGGAGATTGAACGGGAAGCCCGGCAGCGCGGCGCCGATGATTACTGGGAGAAGGCGATCCTGATACCTGAATTGCTGGCGCGGCTTCACGCTCTGGGAATTTCCCTCAAGCCTCAGGTTGACCAGGACTCATGCAAATCATGATGGAGGAGAAAACCCCATGAAGCACTCAAAAGATTGGGACGTGCGCCGGGTCATCAACGGCGACGCGCTGACGCTGACACAGGAATGGCAAGGACAAACGGCCACTATTTCGATCCGCAGGTGGGCAACTTGCGCCACATCCGAGGAGGAGGAGTCGGGAGCCAGGAGGCGGGAATTTAGCAGCCGGGGTACGAACGATGAAAATTCTTCATGGGAATCGTCCATGTGTATGGCCCGCCACGAAGCATGAAAACTTGGGAGGAGACTATGATGAAGAAATTTCACACCAACACGATTTCGCAGAGGCTCACGCAGGCGAGCAGACTGGTTCCAGCAGCAGACACGATCCGCGCTTATCATTCCAGCATGGCTAGGAGTTTGCTTGTCGGGATGCTGCTCGGGCTGCTGCTGTGGCCAGCAAGTGGAGCGAGGCTGGCAACAGGCTTGACCACAGCATCCACATCAGCGGCGACGCTCACACAAACAGCCGTGCCTTGTCAAATTGAACCGAACCGTGGCCGGCAGGCAGCAACCGTTTCTGTCACACTCACCTTGGGGCCGGATGTAGCACTCAACCCACTGGCCCTAGCACTCCTATTGTTTCAACCCGAACTCGTGCTGAATGCGACCACAGTCAGCTTTCGGCCGGCAGGGATTCAGGCTCGATTATTCCAGGTTAGTCTGGACCCGACAGGAAAGGTCACCTACACGGGCGCGTTCGTTGTTGACTCGAATGCTGAAGTCGGACCACGGGATGTCACTCTACGGGCTGACTTATCGCCGTTGGGCGGACCGGTGTTGGAATATGGTTGCTCACGCGCCTTCACGGTGGAAGGTGGTGGATTCGTTTCCTTCTACAACGGTCCGCCGATTTTCACGCTGCCGATGGAGAATCCCAGTGAGCCGTCCTGCGGCTGCCGCGCGGAGCCGACCTACAGTCGCGGTATCGGTCAAGTCGAGGTCCCCGAACGATGTGGCCGCCGACGGCCGCCGATCATCAACATCCTGTATCAGGGCATCAGCAATGACGCCGGCGCTGCGACCGTCTTCCTCCACAGCGGCGAGTTCAATCACATGGTGACTGATCTGGAGATTCCCGGACGCGGGTTTAATTGGAAATTCGAGCGAAAATATCGCAGCGGTGTCATCTTCGAAGGACCGCTCGGCCACAACTGGGAGTTCAACTACAATCGGCGATTGTTTGTCCAACCCGACGGCGCAGT includes:
- a CDS encoding response regulator, producing the protein MERKRILVVDDDDAMRTGLASLLASDTVVIRTASSREEAEALYSAETFDLVITDLRLKGGRDREGLDLIREIKQQSPMTRVVLLTGYGSAEIEREARQRGADDYWEKAILIPELLARLHALGISLKPQVDQDSCKS